One genomic segment of Hordeum vulgare subsp. vulgare chromosome 2H, MorexV3_pseudomolecules_assembly, whole genome shotgun sequence includes these proteins:
- the LOC123427611 gene encoding uncharacterized protein LOC123427611 isoform X2 has product MSMPDEFVIFPAEGKISNGPEGALVSPDCPFLVSRLPDPLNKSFEQVRRWIMQMFQLKDEMHEITLQHILYVRNNPLAPPSTVLIDIIGDDSWKAFLNVAWRHVGVFRLFVKWSAKKTASLSKAVASNATPVADEDPAVTDESDDDGSWPTCKHDKPCTIETSWDRQDPGRRFYRCPLFMDPKQDCGFTQWLDKKFPEKATEHMNYLTDKVDSLEQQVGNLKCELEELRRRHQKTSIGEAAVSHGDKCPCGKIPCGVACCNQDEKPRPSQIRRLAKAN; this is encoded by the exons ATGTCGATgccagatgagtttgtgatatttCCTGCAGAAGGAAAGATTTCCAATGGACCTGAGGGCGCACTAGTGAGTCCTGATTGCCCGTTTCTCGTCAGCCGGCTGCCAGATCCGCTCAACAAGTCGTTCGAGCAAGTGCGGCGCTGGATAATGCAGATGTTCCAGTTGAAGGATGAGATGCATGAGATCACTCTACAGCACATTCTGTATGTGAGGAACAATCCCTTGGCTCCTCCTTCCACCGTGCTGATTGATATCATAGGGGACGATTCCTGGAAGGCATTCCTGAACGTGGCATGGCGCCATGTTGGAGTTTTCAGACTGTTTGTCAAGTGGAGTGCCAAGAAAACAGCCTCTCTTTCCAAGGCAGTCGCCAGCAATGCCACACCGGTCGCAGATGAAGACCCTGCAGTGACAGATGAATCTGATGATGATGGAAGCTGGCCAACTTGCAAGCATGATAAACCTTGCACCATCGAAACTTCATGGGACCGTCAAGATCCGGGGCGAAGGTTCTACCGCTGCCCTCTCTTTATG GATCCGAAACAGGACTGTGGGTTCACCCAATGGCTGGACAAGAAGTTCCCTGAGAAAGCGACCGAGCACATGAACTACCTCACCGACAAGGTTGATTCACTTGAGCAGCAGGTCGGCAACCTCAAGTGTGAGCTCGAGGAACTTCGTCGCCGCCACCAGAAAACATCGATTGGAGAAGCTGCTGTCAGTCATGGAGACAAGTGCCCCTGTGGCAAGATCCCTTGCGGCGTGGCTTGTTGCAACCAGGATGAAAAGCCGCGCCCAAGCCAGATTCGTAGATTGGCTAAGGCCAATTAG
- the LOC123427610 gene encoding probable potassium transporter 11 codes for MASLSESEGTNRGGMWELDQNLDQPMDEEATRLKNMYREKKFSSLLLLRLAFQSLGVVFGDLGTSPLYVFYNAFPHGVDNDEDVIGALSLIIYTLTLIPLLKYVFVVLRANDNGQGGTLALYSLLCRHAKINTIPNQHKTDEDLTTYSRQTYEENSLAAKIKRWLETRAYKRNCLLILVLLGTCTAIGDGILTPAISVLSASGGIKVQNPNMSTDIVVLVAVIILIGVFSMQHYGTDKVGWLFAPMVLIWFILIGTVGALNIHKHGSSVLKAYNPVYIYRYFRRRGNSSNTWTVLGGIMLSITGTEALFADLCHFPVLAIQIAFTCIVFPCLLLAYTGQAAYIIANKKHVNDAFYRSIPDAIYWPAFVIATAAAIIASQATISATYSIIKQALALGCFPRVKVVHTSKKFLGQIYIPDINWLLLVLCIAVTAGFKNQSQIGSAYGTAVVIVMLVTTFLMVPIMLLVWKSHWVLVVTFIVLSLMVELPYFWACILKIDQGGWVPLVIAIAFFVIMYVWHYCTVKRYEFEMHSKVSMAWILGLGPSLGLVRVPGIGFVYTELASGVPHIFSHFITNLPAIHSVVVFVCVKYLPVYTVPVEERFLVRRIGPKNFHIFRCIARYGYKDLHKKDDDFEKMLFDCLTLFIRLESMMDGYSDSDEFSLPEQRTEGSINTAFLADKTANTMCSNGDLSYSSQDSIVPVQSPLGVNNLLTYSSQTNRTVSNEVEFLNRCRDAGVVHILGNTIVRARRDSGIIKKIAVDYFYAFMRRICRENSVMFNIPHESLLNVGQIYYI; via the exons ATGGCGTCGCTATCCGAAAGCGAGGGGACGAACAGGGGCGGCATGTGGGAACTGGATCAGAACCTTGATCAGCCCATGGATGAGGAAGCCACCAGGCTCAAGAACATGTACCGAGAAAAG AAATTCTCATCACTTCTGTTACTGCGGCTCGCGTTTCAGAGCCTTGGGGTGGTCTTTGGTGACTTGGGCACATCACCATTGTATGTGTTCTATAATGCCTTTCCTCATGGAGTAGACAACGACGAGGATGTTATTGGAGCTCTTTCCTTGATCATTTACACCCTTACTCTCATCCCTCTTCTGAAGTATGTTTTTGTCGTCTTGCGGGCAAATGACAATGGTCAAG GTGGTACACTTGCTCTATATTCACTACTCTGCCGTCATGCAAAGATCAACACTATACCCAACCAACACAAGACTGACGAGGACCTGACGACATATAGTCGGCAAACTTATGAGGAGAACTCATTGGCAGCAAAAATAAAGAGATGGCTGGAAACACGCGCATATAAAAGAAACtgtcttcttattcttgttctcctTGGTACCTGTACAGCTATTGGAGATGGAATCCTTACTCCTGCTATATCAG TTCTTTCTGCATCAGGTGGAATAAAAGTTCAAAATCCAAACATGAGCACCG ATATCGTTGTACTTGTTGCCGTGATCATCTTGATTGGAGTATTCAGCATGCAGCACTATGGTACAGACAAAGTTGGATGGCTATTCGCACCTATGGTTCTCATCTGGTTCATTTTAATTGGAACTGTCGGAGCACTGAACATACACAAGCATGGTAGCTCTGTATTAAAAGCATACAATCCAGTCTATATATACCGTTATTTCCGAAGGCGAGGGAATTCTTCTAACACCTGGACTGTCCTTGGAGGAATCATGCTTAGCATCACAG GAACTGAAGCATTATTTGCAGATCTATGTCATTTTCCTGTGTTGGCCATTCAG ATCGCATTCACCTGCATTGTATTCCCATGCCTTCTTCTAGCATACACAGGGCAAGCAGCTTATATAATTGCCAACAAGAAACATGTGAATGACGCTTTCTATCGCTCCATTCCAG ATGCCATATACTGGCCAGCCTTTGTTATTGCAACTGCTGCAGCAATAATTGCAAGTCAAGCCACCATATCTGCAACATACTCGATAATAAAGCAGGCTCTTGCACTAGGCTGTTTTCCCCGCGTGAAGGTAGTCCACACCTCGAAGAAATTTCTTGGGCAGATTTATATCCCTGACATCAACTGGCTCCTCCTGGTTCTTTGTATTGCTGTGACTGCTGGATTCAAGAACCAAAGCCAAATAGGAAGTGCATACG GCACTGCAGTGGTTATAGTTATGCTAGTGACAACGTTCCTCATGGTACCAATAATGCTGCTGGTGTGGAAGAGTCACTGGGTTCTTGTCGTCACCTTTATTGTGCTCTCGTTGATGGTAGAGCTACCATACTTCTGGGCTTGCATATTGAAGATCGACCAGGGCGGTTGGGTCCCGCTTGTCATCGCGATAGCCTTCTTCGTCATCATGTATGTGTGGCACTATTGCACTGTAAAGCGGTATGAATTTGAGATGCACAGCAAGGTGTCAATGGCCTGGATCCTTGGTCTCGGTCCGAGCCTTGGTCTAGTCAGGGTTCCAGGGATCGGCTTTGTGTACACTGAGCTGGCAAGTGGCGTCCCGCACATCTTCTCCCACTTTATCACCAACCTACCTGCTATCCACTCGGTAGTTGTCTTTGTCTGTGTCAAGTATCTTCCGGTCTACACCGTCCCGGTGGAGGAGCGGTTCCTTGTGAGGAGGATTGGGCCGAAGAACTTCCATATATTCCGTTGTATTGCAAGGTATGGATATAAAGACCTCCACAAGAAAGATGATGACTTTGAAAAGATGCTCTTTGACTGCCTCACATTATTCATCCGACTCGAGAGCATGATGGATGGTTATTCAGATTCCGACGAGTTCAGTTTACCAGAGCAGAGGACCGAAGGGTCGATCAACACTGCATTTCTGGCAGACAAAACTGCCAACACAATGTGCTCCAATGGTGACCTTAGCTACTCATCACAGGATTCTATTGTGCCAGTGCAGTCACCCCTCGGggtaaacaatctgttgacgtacTCAAGCCAAACCAACCGTACAGTCAGCAACGAAGTGGAGTTCTTGAACCGGTGCAGGGATGCTGGTGTTGTGCACATCCTAGGGAACACCATTGTGCGCGCTCGGAGAGATTCAGGGATCATCAAGAAGATTGCTGTAGATTACTTCTATGCCTTCATGAGGAGGATCTGCAGGGAGAACAGTGTGATGTTCAATATTCCTCATGAGAGCCTACttaatgttgggcaaatatactaCATCTGA
- the LOC123427611 gene encoding uncharacterized protein LOC123427611 isoform X1 has protein sequence MDGRYMYVDMSNRNLVSEEISQMWKIVHSYLHFSTAMSMPDEFVIFPAEGKISNGPEGALVSPDCPFLVSRLPDPLNKSFEQVRRWIMQMFQLKDEMHEITLQHILYVRNNPLAPPSTVLIDIIGDDSWKAFLNVAWRHVGVFRLFVKWSAKKTASLSKAVASNATPVADEDPAVTDESDDDGSWPTCKHDKPCTIETSWDRQDPGRRFYRCPLFMDPKQDCGFTQWLDKKFPEKATEHMNYLTDKVDSLEQQVGNLKCELEELRRRHQKTSIGEAAVSHGDKCPCGKIPCGVACCNQDEKPRPSQIRRLAKAN, from the exons ATGGATGGCCGATATATGTATGTCGATATGTCTAATCGGAATTTAGTTTCAGAAGAAATTTCACAAATGTGGAAAATAGTTCATTCATACCTCCATTTTTCTACAGCCATGTCGATgccagatgagtttgtgatatttCCTGCAGAAGGAAAGATTTCCAATGGACCTGAGGGCGCACTAGTGAGTCCTGATTGCCCGTTTCTCGTCAGCCGGCTGCCAGATCCGCTCAACAAGTCGTTCGAGCAAGTGCGGCGCTGGATAATGCAGATGTTCCAGTTGAAGGATGAGATGCATGAGATCACTCTACAGCACATTCTGTATGTGAGGAACAATCCCTTGGCTCCTCCTTCCACCGTGCTGATTGATATCATAGGGGACGATTCCTGGAAGGCATTCCTGAACGTGGCATGGCGCCATGTTGGAGTTTTCAGACTGTTTGTCAAGTGGAGTGCCAAGAAAACAGCCTCTCTTTCCAAGGCAGTCGCCAGCAATGCCACACCGGTCGCAGATGAAGACCCTGCAGTGACAGATGAATCTGATGATGATGGAAGCTGGCCAACTTGCAAGCATGATAAACCTTGCACCATCGAAACTTCATGGGACCGTCAAGATCCGGGGCGAAGGTTCTACCGCTGCCCTCTCTTTATG GATCCGAAACAGGACTGTGGGTTCACCCAATGGCTGGACAAGAAGTTCCCTGAGAAAGCGACCGAGCACATGAACTACCTCACCGACAAGGTTGATTCACTTGAGCAGCAGGTCGGCAACCTCAAGTGTGAGCTCGAGGAACTTCGTCGCCGCCACCAGAAAACATCGATTGGAGAAGCTGCTGTCAGTCATGGAGACAAGTGCCCCTGTGGCAAGATCCCTTGCGGCGTGGCTTGTTGCAACCAGGATGAAAAGCCGCGCCCAAGCCAGATTCGTAGATTGGCTAAGGCCAATTAG
- the LOC123427611 gene encoding uncharacterized protein LOC123427611 isoform X3 translates to MQMFQLKDEMHEITLQHILYVRNNPLAPPSTVLIDIIGDDSWKAFLNVAWRHVGVFRLFVKWSAKKTASLSKAVASNATPVADEDPAVTDESDDDGSWPTCKHDKPCTIETSWDRQDPGRRFYRCPLFMDPKQDCGFTQWLDKKFPEKATEHMNYLTDKVDSLEQQVGNLKCELEELRRRHQKTSIGEAAVSHGDKCPCGKIPCGVACCNQDEKPRPSQIRRLAKAN, encoded by the exons ATGCAGATGTTCCAGTTGAAGGATGAGATGCATGAGATCACTCTACAGCACATTCTGTATGTGAGGAACAATCCCTTGGCTCCTCCTTCCACCGTGCTGATTGATATCATAGGGGACGATTCCTGGAAGGCATTCCTGAACGTGGCATGGCGCCATGTTGGAGTTTTCAGACTGTTTGTCAAGTGGAGTGCCAAGAAAACAGCCTCTCTTTCCAAGGCAGTCGCCAGCAATGCCACACCGGTCGCAGATGAAGACCCTGCAGTGACAGATGAATCTGATGATGATGGAAGCTGGCCAACTTGCAAGCATGATAAACCTTGCACCATCGAAACTTCATGGGACCGTCAAGATCCGGGGCGAAGGTTCTACCGCTGCCCTCTCTTTATG GATCCGAAACAGGACTGTGGGTTCACCCAATGGCTGGACAAGAAGTTCCCTGAGAAAGCGACCGAGCACATGAACTACCTCACCGACAAGGTTGATTCACTTGAGCAGCAGGTCGGCAACCTCAAGTGTGAGCTCGAGGAACTTCGTCGCCGCCACCAGAAAACATCGATTGGAGAAGCTGCTGTCAGTCATGGAGACAAGTGCCCCTGTGGCAAGATCCCTTGCGGCGTGGCTTGTTGCAACCAGGATGAAAAGCCGCGCCCAAGCCAGATTCGTAGATTGGCTAAGGCCAATTAG